The following proteins are co-located in the Andrena cerasifolii isolate SP2316 unplaced genomic scaffold, iyAndCera1_principal scaffold0910, whole genome shotgun sequence genome:
- the LOC143378183 gene encoding uncharacterized protein LOC143378183, whose product MKGNNEHILEYISRIKDLRFAILEEDREYYRDFARNRPEDVDRLTLDSFVDGLPPHIRTRLQQHQFDTLDEAFDQAVLVDKEIDRDRLRFSEQKTPRLTCQLCNKTGHDARSCWNNQDSASQLPERRTLNHAAEYGYQEPKPLLPYWDENRPPPSRPTELRICDYCKKPGHVTSECRKSIFTIHRDPRTLWETESGMTPPSTDGCELWSGPNRSAPTYDTPQVTSGIIRVATLQLNPVVLREKSTFSFSAHTANPDLKDHLQLINSSEIDTPSTMPTIEVEESDKVIPESKTIRPKETTTPIGITPIHPLIKNKSLLAQDPSIHHLEAPATVHSLSPPANYAKLTLPLNSQESLAATPELEIIKISAEAPSRAENLLQSISKEHPIPGKSDKFVDVAPRAPKQTKEFLGLTRYYRRFIPESSRKARPLTSLSKKSTPFDWEPSQQTAFDYFTSVLQKEPILQFSNFEREFHVTTDVLSHKTPAVEARPMRPRGESDDDLEDWPKRKPSRSKSPRFSKSPIHTATSDSNSVDLVTPTSSAHQGWKPIQQHRKMRRKLSPAEIPPSSPPENIPERLPNTRADHTYKLPVHILLTKYLVCVLLSLFTSINTADVFTKRFICHFGAPRAVLTDQAANFTSAFTKAAARKCKIQQFRTTAFHPQTKGSIEKLHVVLTEYLKMFIGRYSDWDEWTDLATFSYNTGVHEGTGYTPRQLVFGKLARVPSRNPVTRVFEKETYNGYLSDLSRKLRCESHYCRHIHIRESPG is encoded by the coding sequence atgaaaggaaacaacgagcacatactggaatacatttcacgcattaaggacctccgattcgccattctagaagaggacagagaatactaccgcgacttcgcgcgaaatcgccctgAGGACGTAGACCGCCTAACACTGGATTCATTCGTCGACGGCCTTCCACCTCACATAAGGACGAGAttacagcaacaccaattcgatacgctcgacgaagcgttcgatcaagcaGTCCTTGTGGATAAAGAGATTGACCGGGACCGTCTCCGATTCTCCGAACAGAAGACTCCAAGGTTAACCTGCCAGctctgcaataagacaggacacgacgcacgATCCTGTTGGAACAATCAAGATTCAGCCTCCCAACTTCCCGAGAGGCGCACTCTAAACCACGCTGCGGAATATGGGTACCAAGAacccaaacctctgctcccttactgggacgaaaaccgacctcctccttcaagacCTACAGAGTTACGCATCTGCGATTATTGCAAGAAGCCCGGACACGTGACCTCGGAATGCAGAAAAAGCATCTTCACCATCCACAGGGATCCTAGAACCTTGTGGGAAACGGAGTCGGGAATGACTCCTCCAAGCACCGATGGATGCGAACTGTGGAGTGGGCCTAACAGAAGCGCACCCACTTACGATACACCCCAAGTCACTAGCGGTATCATTAGAGTCGCTACACTACAACTAAACCCAGTCGTGCTACGGGAGAAGTCAACATTCTCCTTTTCCGCACATACAGCTAATCCGGACCTAAAGGACCACCTGCAACTTATAAACTCTAGCGAGATTGACACACCAAGCACCATGCCGACCATCGAAGTAGAGGAATCCGACAAAGTAATTCCAGAATCCAAAACAATacgaccaaaagagactacgACGCCTATAGGCATCACTCCCATCCACcccctaataaaaaacaagtccctcttagcccaggatccgtcgatccaccacctcgaggcacccgcgacggtgcactcactctcaccccctgCGAATTACGCCAAATTAACCCTTCCCCTAAACTCCCAAGAGTCTCTTGCGGCTACGCCGGAactggaaataataaaaatttctgcGGAAGCTCCTTCAAGGGCGGAAAATTTACTTCAGTCAATCTCCAAAGAGCACCCGATTCCTGGGAAAAGCGATAAGTTCGTTGACGTTGCACCTCGCGCGCCAAAACAAACTAAAGAATTCCTCGGTCTGACCAGATATTAtagaaggtttatcccagaaTCCTCTAGAAAGGCTCGCCCATTGACCTCACTATCGAAGAAGAGCACACCATTTGACTGGGAACCGTCCCAACAAACAGCTTTTGACTACTTCACATCAGTATTGCAGAAGGAACCCATCCTGCAATTCTCGAATTTTGAGCGGGAATTCCACGTCACTACAGACGTCTTATCCCATAAAACCCCTGCAGTGGAGGCACGCCCCATGCGACCGCGAGGAGAATCTGACGATGACTTGGAGGACTGGCCCAAACGTAAACCAAGCAGATCCAAGAGTCCACGGTTCTCCAAATCACCGATCCATACAGCAACGAGTGACAGCAACTCCGTTGACCTTGTAACACCCACATCCAGCGCTCACCAGGGTTGGAAACCCATTCAACAGCACCGAAAGATGCGCCGGAAATTATCACCAGCAGAAATTCCGCCAAGTTCTCCCCCAGAAAACATACCTGAACGACTGCCTAACACGAGAGCAGACCACACTTACAAGTTACCCGTGCACATTTTACTGACAAAATACCTTGTGTGCGTGCTCCTCAGCTTATTCACCTCAATTAATACCGCCGACGTATTCACTAAGAGATTCATCTGTCACTTCGGAGCTCCTAGAGCCGTCCTCACCGACCAAGCAGCAAATTTCACTAGCGCTTTCACGAAAGCAGCAGCACGGAAATGTAAAATCCAACAATTccgaaccacagcctttcacccacAGACGAAAGGCTCTATAGAGAAGTTGCACGTCGTTTTGaccgaatatttgaaaatgtttatcggtcgatacagcgactgggacgaatggaccgacttGGCCACGTTCTCGTATAATACTGGTGTCCATgagggcactggatacactccGCGTCAATTGGTATTCGGGAAATTAGCTCGGGTACCCAGCCGAAACCCGGTAACTAGAGTTTTCGAAAAAGAAACATACAATGGTTATCTATCAGATTTGAGTAGGAAACTACGGTGCGAAAGCCATTATTGTCGCCATATACACATacgcgagagtcccggttga